A window from Hoeflea sp. IMCC20628 encodes these proteins:
- a CDS encoding SUF system Fe-S cluster assembly protein, with protein sequence MSDAPETATTEPNEAVVTSAIPRDELARLSDDIISALKTVYDPEIPSDIYELGLIYKIDIEDDRMVKIAMTLTAPGCPVAGEMPGWVENAVNTVEGISGVEVSMTFDPPWSPDRMSEEAQVAVGWY encoded by the coding sequence ATGAGCGACGCACCCGAAACTGCAACGACCGAGCCAAACGAGGCGGTTGTCACCTCCGCGATCCCGCGCGACGAACTGGCGCGGCTGAGCGACGACATCATCTCGGCGTTGAAAACTGTCTATGATCCGGAGATTCCGTCCGACATCTACGAACTCGGCCTGATCTACAAGATCGACATCGAGGATGACCGGATGGTCAAGATCGCCATGACGCTGACAGCACCTGGCTGTCCGGTGGCAGGCGAAATGCCGGGCTGGGTCGAGAACGCAGTCAACACGGTAGAAGGCATCTCCGGCGTTGAAGTGTCGATGACGTTTGACCCGCCCTGGTCGCCGGACCGGATGAGCGAAGAAGCCCAGGTCGCTGTCGGCTGGTATTGA
- the sufA gene encoding Fe-S cluster assembly scaffold SufA, translating into MGFAVMTLTAAAAERVKTVIKASDDATGIRVSIKKGGCAGMEYAIDLAREVNPKDDRIERDDAVVFVAPEAVLYLLGTEMDYEVTKLRSGFVFNNPNQTSACGCGESVELKPADLAKLAEAGNPVVRVD; encoded by the coding sequence ATGGGTTTTGCCGTAATGACATTGACTGCCGCCGCTGCAGAGCGCGTCAAGACGGTCATCAAAGCGTCTGACGATGCCACCGGCATCCGCGTCAGCATCAAGAAGGGTGGCTGCGCCGGGATGGAATATGCCATCGATCTGGCGCGCGAGGTCAATCCGAAGGACGACCGGATCGAGCGCGACGACGCGGTGGTCTTCGTTGCCCCGGAAGCCGTGCTTTATCTGCTTGGCACCGAGATGGATTACGAAGTTACCAAGCTGCGCTCGGGGTTTGTATTCAACAATCCCAACCAGACATCGGCCTGTGGCTGCGGCGAATCCGTCGAGCTCAAGCCTGCTGATCTTGCCAAGCTGGCTGAGGCCGGCAACCCGGTAGTGCGTGTCGATTAG
- a CDS encoding FAD-dependent oxidoreductase, which translates to MKSHARAVVIGGGVVGCSVLYHLAKAGWTDVMLIERSELTSGSSWHAAGGFHTLNGDPNVAKLQAYSVSLYEELEELSGQSCGLHLTGGVMMADSPERMDFLRLVHAKGRYLGMETELITPSEAKAMFPLMDESNFVGALWDPVEGHLDPSGTTHAYAKAAQKLGAEIVLRNRVIELTQEADGTWNVITEQGTVKADHVVNAGGLWAREVGRMVGLELPLLAMEHMYLLTEEMPEVLEFNAKTGRELVGVIDFKGEIYTRQERSGILLGTYEKACKPWSPIDTPWDFGHELLAPDLDRIAPSLEVGFRHFPALENVGIKQVINGPFTFAPDGNPLVGPVPGLTNYWTACAVMAGFSQGGGVGLALSNWMVHGDPGADIWGMDVSRYGEWATLRYTNAKVRENYSRRFSISFPNEELPAARPQQTTPLYDTMVRDNHAVMGDTWGLETPLWFAPSAEEAHDVLSFHRSNDFNHIGNEVRAVRERVGVTEIANFAKYRVSGPGSEAWLSHLMTNTMPKLGRIVLTPMLNEFGKLIGDFTIAKVADEDFMVWGSSAAQRYHMRWFNTHLPAESTIRIHRYDLTLVGLSIAGPRARDLLAKLTDDDVSNASFRFMDFRQMDVGGAPCMVNRVTYTGDLGYEIWMEPCYELAVYRAIKAAGEEFGIADFGMRALLSMRLEKNFPTWFRELRPIYGPYEGAMDRFIKLSKNDFIGREAAAKEHADGPKLMRASFMVDALDADVMGDEPVWAKVGDTDYGTVEQPHGYGAPRFDADGTEIAKPEGGTLRDGDWRVVGWITSGGYAHTIGSSMAQGYIPAALATNGDTGMFEIEIIGIRRPARIALEAPFDPMGEKMRS; encoded by the coding sequence ATGAAATCGCATGCAAGAGCCGTGGTAATTGGCGGCGGCGTCGTCGGATGTTCAGTGCTTTACCATCTGGCCAAGGCCGGCTGGACTGACGTCATGCTGATCGAGCGTTCGGAACTGACGTCCGGATCGTCCTGGCATGCGGCTGGCGGCTTTCACACGCTCAACGGCGACCCCAACGTCGCCAAGCTGCAGGCCTATTCCGTCAGCCTCTATGAGGAGCTTGAAGAACTCTCCGGCCAGTCCTGCGGATTGCATTTGACCGGCGGCGTGATGATGGCCGACAGCCCCGAGCGGATGGATTTCCTTCGCCTGGTGCACGCCAAGGGCCGTTATCTCGGCATGGAAACCGAACTGATCACCCCGTCAGAAGCCAAGGCGATGTTCCCGCTGATGGACGAGAGCAATTTCGTCGGCGCGCTGTGGGATCCGGTCGAAGGCCATCTCGACCCCTCCGGCACCACCCATGCCTATGCCAAGGCCGCACAAAAGCTTGGCGCGGAGATCGTGCTGCGCAACCGCGTCATCGAGCTGACGCAGGAGGCCGACGGCACCTGGAACGTCATCACCGAGCAAGGCACCGTCAAGGCCGATCACGTGGTCAATGCCGGCGGGCTGTGGGCGCGCGAAGTCGGCCGCATGGTTGGTCTTGAATTGCCGCTTCTGGCCATGGAGCACATGTATCTGCTCACCGAGGAAATGCCCGAAGTGCTTGAGTTCAACGCTAAGACCGGCCGCGAACTTGTTGGCGTCATTGACTTCAAGGGCGAGATCTACACCCGCCAGGAGCGCTCCGGTATTCTGCTCGGCACATATGAGAAAGCCTGCAAGCCCTGGTCGCCAATCGATACGCCATGGGATTTCGGCCATGAACTACTCGCACCCGATCTCGACCGCATCGCGCCGTCGCTGGAGGTCGGCTTCAGGCATTTCCCGGCGCTGGAAAATGTCGGCATCAAGCAGGTCATCAACGGCCCCTTCACCTTTGCACCCGATGGCAACCCGCTTGTGGGACCGGTCCCGGGCCTGACCAATTACTGGACCGCCTGCGCGGTGATGGCCGGCTTCAGCCAGGGTGGCGGTGTTGGACTCGCACTATCGAACTGGATGGTCCATGGAGATCCGGGCGCCGATATCTGGGGCATGGATGTCTCACGCTACGGCGAGTGGGCGACGCTGCGCTACACCAATGCCAAGGTGCGCGAGAACTACTCCCGCCGCTTCTCGATCTCGTTCCCGAACGAGGAACTGCCCGCCGCCCGGCCGCAGCAGACCACACCGCTCTATGACACCATGGTGCGCGACAATCACGCCGTCATGGGCGACACCTGGGGACTGGAAACACCTTTGTGGTTTGCACCATCAGCGGAAGAAGCTCACGACGTGCTGTCCTTCCACCGCTCCAATGATTTCAATCACATCGGCAATGAAGTCCGTGCTGTGCGCGAGCGCGTCGGCGTCACCGAGATCGCCAACTTCGCCAAATATCGTGTCAGCGGCCCGGGCTCCGAGGCCTGGTTGTCGCATCTGATGACCAACACCATGCCCAAGCTCGGCCGCATCGTGCTGACGCCAATGCTCAATGAGTTCGGCAAGCTGATCGGCGACTTCACCATCGCCAAGGTGGCCGACGAGGACTTCATGGTCTGGGGCTCGTCAGCGGCGCAACGCTATCACATGCGCTGGTTCAACACCCACCTGCCCGCTGAAAGCACGATCCGCATCCACCGCTATGACCTGACTTTGGTCGGCCTGTCGATCGCCGGGCCCCGCGCCCGCGATCTGCTCGCCAAACTGACCGATGACGACGTCTCCAACGCGAGTTTCCGATTCATGGATTTCCGCCAGATGGATGTCGGCGGCGCGCCCTGCATGGTTAACCGCGTCACCTATACCGGCGATCTCGGCTACGAGATCTGGATGGAACCGTGCTACGAGTTGGCCGTCTATCGCGCCATCAAGGCGGCAGGCGAAGAATTCGGCATCGCCGATTTCGGCATGCGGGCGCTGCTGTCGATGCGGCTCGAGAAAAACTTCCCGACCTGGTTCCGCGAACTCCGTCCAATCTACGGTCCCTATGAGGGTGCGATGGATCGCTTCATCAAACTGTCGAAGAACGATTTCATCGGCCGTGAGGCAGCAGCAAAGGAACATGCCGACGGGCCAAAACTGATGCGGGCCTCCTTCATGGTCGATGCGCTCGACGCCGACGTGATGGGTGATGAACCGGTCTGGGCCAAGGTTGGCGACACCGACTACGGCACGGTCGAACAGCCGCACGGCTACGGCGCGCCGCGCTTCGATGCCGATGGCACCGAGATTGCCAAGCCCGAAGGCGGCACCCTGCGCGATGGCGACTGGCGCGTGGTCGGCTGGATCACGTCGGGCGGCTATGCCCATACTATTGGCTCCTCAATGGCGCAGGGCTACATCCCCGCAGCACTGGCGACAAACGGCGACACCGGCATGTTCGAGATCGAAATCATAGGCATCCGCCGCCCGGCCCGCATCGCATTGGAAGCCCCGTTCGATCCGATGGGCGAGAAGATGCGCAGCTAG
- a CDS encoding DUF1993 domain-containing protein yields MTISMYSMTVPFYAGMLTNLAHVLTKAEAWATERKIDPTVLLNDRLAPDMLTMKRQVQIATDHAKSAAARLGGVENPSFPDTEETFAELHARIAKVRDFVLSVPQAGFDGAEDRNITIKVGPQEMTFPGGQYLQGYSFPNFYFHMTTAYAILRHNGVPLGKGDFFGRG; encoded by the coding sequence ATGACAATTTCCATGTATTCCATGACCGTGCCGTTTTACGCAGGCATGCTGACAAACCTGGCCCACGTGCTGACAAAGGCCGAGGCCTGGGCAACCGAGCGCAAGATCGACCCGACGGTGCTGCTCAATGACCGTCTGGCCCCGGACATGTTGACGATGAAGCGCCAGGTTCAGATCGCCACTGATCATGCCAAGAGCGCGGCTGCGCGTCTGGGCGGAGTGGAAAATCCGTCATTTCCGGATACCGAGGAAACCTTCGCCGAATTGCACGCCCGCATTGCCAAAGTGCGCGACTTCGTTCTCAGCGTGCCGCAGGCAGGCTTTGACGGCGCGGAAGACCGTAACATCACGATCAAGGTCGGCCCCCAGGAAATGACGTTCCCGGGCGGCCAGTATCTTCAGGGCTATTCATTCCCGAATTTCTATTTTCACATGACGACCGCCTACGCGATCCTGCGTCACAATGGTGTGCCGCTCGGCAAAGGTGATTTTTTTGGCCGCGGCTGA
- a CDS encoding autotransporter assembly complex family protein, with protein sequence MMKHARTKISEARGPLWPRRLSAVLCFGIAITVSAVPAQAFEVFGLKLFEGDQADTIEVVDPLSYTVSIEVAGADPDAELRTELEAASQLVQGADSPVSGSIGLIQRANGDFEQLIAALYENARYAGEVRILLDGKPLADLPPDTDLRRSGPVPVRILVDPGKQFRFGDVTIRDTDGGTYAAAEQGLTTGQLAKSTVILNAEKVLVRDLEKNGHPFAQITGRDVVADHARGVLDISLQLEAGPIAPFGQTSVDGTESVNSDFVARMAGIPEGEQYDPAALTAAEKRLRSLEVFSSVNVRGSDSLSADGTVPVQVTVAERKHRFLGAGATYSSTDGGGLEAYWGHRNLFGRAEKLRIEASVSSLGETTDAKDMAWRGAMLFEKPGVIGPASKFTAKLEVEQENLDAYRRFSVEAAAGVSYELTPQQTVSAGVDVEYAKLTDSFNVDLETITVALPLEYVRDTRNNKLNPTTGTRLSLLVEPAYEINGGATFVKLRAEASAYRALDAEKKFVVAGRVAAGSIYGADLASIPANRRFYAGGGGSVRGYGYQDIGPLDANGSPTGGRSMLETSAELRIGITDTIGVVPFVDAGLVSSNEDFSGAEFKVGAGVGLRYQTPFGPLRVDVAVPLNKGANDPDYGIYAGIGQAF encoded by the coding sequence ATGATGAAACACGCGCGGACCAAAATCTCCGAAGCGCGCGGCCCGTTGTGGCCGCGCAGGCTTTCGGCTGTTCTGTGCTTCGGGATCGCCATCACCGTGTCTGCCGTGCCGGCTCAGGCCTTCGAGGTGTTTGGTCTGAAACTGTTTGAAGGCGATCAGGCCGACACGATCGAGGTGGTCGATCCGCTCTCCTACACGGTTTCAATCGAGGTGGCGGGCGCCGATCCTGATGCTGAGTTGCGTACCGAGCTGGAAGCCGCATCACAGCTGGTTCAAGGAGCGGACAGCCCCGTGTCGGGCTCGATCGGCCTGATCCAGCGCGCCAATGGCGATTTTGAGCAATTGATCGCAGCACTTTATGAAAACGCCCGTTATGCTGGCGAAGTGCGCATATTACTCGACGGCAAACCCTTGGCCGATCTGCCGCCGGATACCGACTTGCGCCGTTCAGGCCCGGTGCCGGTGCGCATTCTTGTCGATCCGGGCAAACAGTTCCGGTTCGGCGATGTCACCATACGCGATACTGATGGCGGCACCTATGCGGCCGCCGAGCAAGGTTTGACCACCGGTCAGTTGGCAAAATCAACCGTGATTCTCAACGCCGAGAAAGTCCTGGTTCGGGATCTCGAAAAAAACGGCCATCCGTTCGCCCAGATTACCGGTCGCGATGTGGTCGCTGACCATGCCCGAGGCGTTCTCGATATCTCGCTGCAGCTTGAGGCCGGGCCGATTGCGCCGTTTGGACAAACCTCAGTCGATGGCACGGAAAGCGTCAATTCCGATTTTGTCGCGCGGATGGCCGGAATTCCTGAAGGTGAGCAGTATGATCCGGCAGCCCTGACCGCCGCAGAAAAGCGCTTGCGCTCGCTCGAGGTGTTCTCGAGCGTCAACGTGCGCGGCAGTGACAGTCTTTCGGCTGATGGTACCGTACCGGTTCAGGTGACTGTGGCCGAGCGCAAGCACCGGTTCCTCGGCGCCGGCGCCACCTATTCGTCGACCGATGGCGGCGGGCTGGAGGCCTATTGGGGGCACAGAAACCTGTTTGGCCGGGCCGAGAAGCTCCGCATCGAAGCATCCGTGAGTAGTCTAGGTGAAACTACCGATGCCAAGGACATGGCCTGGCGCGGTGCGATGCTGTTTGAAAAGCCCGGCGTTATCGGACCGGCGTCGAAATTCACTGCCAAGCTCGAAGTCGAGCAGGAAAACCTTGATGCCTATCGCCGGTTCTCGGTCGAGGCTGCGGCAGGGGTGTCTTATGAGTTGACTCCGCAACAGACCGTGTCGGCAGGTGTTGACGTCGAATACGCCAAGCTGACTGACAGCTTCAATGTCGATCTCGAGACCATAACGGTGGCGCTGCCGCTCGAATATGTCCGCGACACACGCAACAACAAGCTCAACCCGACCACCGGCACGCGTTTGTCGCTGCTGGTCGAGCCGGCCTATGAAATCAATGGCGGGGCAACATTCGTCAAGCTTCGCGCCGAGGCTTCAGCCTATCGGGCGCTTGATGCGGAGAAGAAATTCGTGGTTGCCGGGCGGGTTGCCGCAGGGTCGATTTATGGCGCCGATCTCGCGTCAATACCTGCAAACCGACGGTTTTATGCCGGTGGCGGCGGCTCGGTGCGCGGTTACGGCTATCAGGATATCGGACCGCTTGATGCGAACGGTAGTCCGACCGGCGGGCGCTCGATGCTCGAAACATCGGCTGAGTTACGGATCGGAATCACTGACACAATCGGGGTCGTTCCATTCGTAGATGCCGGCCTCGTCAGCTCCAACGAAGATTTCTCAGGCGCGGAGTTCAAGGTTGGCGCGGGCGTCGGCTTGCGTTACCAGACGCCGTTCGGACCGCTGCGTGTCGACGTCGCGGTGCCGTTGAACAAGGGCGCAAACGATCCTGATTACGGGATTTATGCCGGGATCGGGCAGGCATTCTGA
- a CDS encoding translocation/assembly module TamB domain-containing protein, with translation MAATKKSRSRPGPIRRAVRWFAIGVLVLLAGALLVFATTPGGWLIAVTLNRLGSGPTQSVEIDRIDGLLSGSTRIGYVLLSDASGEAWLLIKGIRIDWSPLALLSAGLAIDDITIDAVELARLPEPADSQAESGPLVLPLAFDIKRFSAPDILLGEPVAGRVARFEAKGSARVDGALSTVLADLVVKRIDGVGGELTLDADYLEEEDRFNVSAKLTEPAGGVLAHLLQLTSEDAISLTATSQGSLADWRLNAAGTINDEIVAEANMQMVAGEAGDAVSLQANGSFDRFLPPSIGQLVSGRSDLVLEGLIEPDRAGAVIDIFTFSSNSLNAEGHGRVAREGQVDLTASVSPKPGAGDLQFGEDQSRITLAVPAATIRVTGNAEEAAVRLEASTEAVSGSDFTADKINAVVDLGRFSLATRSGTGAVDVKVGAIGSANEILARAVAGGVSLAGDVVLGEDGSVSSDKLQIKSSVTDVAIEDVSYDSAGGLAARLSGMLRTAVLSAEAPKMLGDALEFAGEVTRDDAGALTVRDFQVSSEFAQASGGVALGSDGDIAGDIAASLSSLTGVSEAVSGGVSLTATLSGQASAPAFEATLNGDGLMVQGRDLSDLVLAAKGVADPASPQADVELSGTLEGRPISGNVVLARSEGAVRIDPLRLQVADNLISGTLVLDEAFRPKGTIDLDLKDIGSLSALALQAVTGSGGGTIKFDVRDDMSVADIKLGFPELSGDGFSVRDASLNASIADLMGAPKPTGSLDVASLNASGTDVSGLKAEFSQSDGWTVVDGKAQAAGLPVALKARLRQGDAGLELEVESGQTTFKGLAVNLTEPARVVVVDGVAQVERLVISPGGGQVAVSGSAGKTLNIDVAISGLPLTSVNAVAPGAGLSGALSGKVSVRGTASAPVISYDLNASDVRAAAASSVADLPLSVNASGGLNGGRLSFDARANGSGLAFTASGGLDTGGARALSAKINGSVPFALLSRTLAQQGMGLSGTAEANINIDGSVGAPQIAGSITTTGARLVDARSGIAIDNLAADIGLTPGQATIRSLSGELSSGGKISGSGTVSIDAAANFPADLKLKVERGRYADGQMVATQFDADLTLTGPLTALPQLGGTVRLDETTITVPDTLPSSIAGLDVTHKNASAQVQSQAERLSGGDDGSSSSGLALDVRVQASRIFVRGRGMDVELGGTLRLSGNIGAPVAAGGFDLTRGRLSVLGKRLDFTSGSLGFAGSVVPILDFAATSQSGTTTVTVLVTGRADAPTISFTSSPELPEDEILAQLVFGRSMSSLSPLQIAQLAEAAGQLTGAVKGGGLVETLRRATGVDDIDVRTDEETGDTSLGVGKYLNDRTYLGLESGASAGSSKARIDLDIGKGIKLRGEAGADGETKGGIFFEREY, from the coding sequence ATGGCTGCCACGAAAAAATCCAGATCCCGTCCGGGTCCGATCCGGCGCGCGGTGCGCTGGTTTGCTATTGGCGTTCTGGTTCTTCTGGCCGGTGCATTGTTGGTGTTTGCCACCACACCGGGCGGCTGGCTGATCGCAGTAACATTGAACCGGCTCGGCTCGGGTCCGACGCAAAGCGTTGAAATCGACAGAATTGATGGGTTGCTGTCTGGCTCGACGCGAATTGGTTACGTGCTTTTGAGTGACGCCTCGGGCGAGGCTTGGTTGCTGATAAAAGGCATCCGGATCGACTGGTCACCGCTTGCGCTGTTGAGCGCCGGGCTGGCAATCGATGACATCACCATCGATGCGGTGGAACTGGCGCGACTGCCGGAGCCAGCCGACAGCCAGGCTGAAAGCGGCCCGCTCGTGTTGCCGCTGGCCTTCGACATCAAGCGATTTTCGGCACCTGACATTCTGCTGGGCGAGCCCGTTGCCGGGCGCGTGGCCCGGTTTGAAGCCAAAGGCAGCGCACGTGTGGACGGGGCGCTGTCTACGGTTCTGGCCGACTTGGTGGTCAAGCGGATCGACGGCGTTGGTGGAGAACTGACCCTGGACGCCGATTATCTCGAGGAAGAAGACCGGTTCAATGTTTCAGCCAAGCTGACGGAACCTGCGGGCGGGGTTTTGGCGCATCTGCTGCAATTGACCTCTGAAGATGCAATCAGCCTGACCGCGACATCGCAAGGCTCTCTGGCTGACTGGCGGCTGAACGCAGCCGGTACAATCAATGATGAGATCGTGGCGGAAGCCAACATGCAGATGGTGGCCGGTGAGGCGGGCGATGCGGTGTCGTTGCAGGCCAATGGCTCGTTTGACCGGTTCTTGCCGCCGTCAATCGGACAGCTTGTTTCGGGACGCAGCGATCTTGTGCTGGAAGGCCTGATCGAACCGGACAGGGCTGGCGCGGTTATCGACATTTTCACCTTTTCGTCCAACTCGCTCAACGCTGAAGGTCATGGCCGGGTGGCGCGGGAAGGCCAGGTTGACCTGACGGCTTCGGTGTCACCAAAGCCCGGCGCCGGTGATCTGCAATTTGGCGAGGACCAATCCCGCATCACCTTGGCGGTTCCTGCTGCGACCATCCGGGTGACAGGCAATGCGGAGGAAGCCGCGGTGCGGCTCGAAGCATCGACGGAAGCGGTTTCAGGCAGCGACTTTACCGCGGACAAAATCAACGCCGTTGTGGATTTAGGCCGGTTTTCGCTGGCGACGCGCAGCGGCACAGGCGCTGTCGACGTAAAGGTCGGCGCCATAGGCTCAGCCAATGAGATCCTGGCCCGTGCGGTGGCCGGTGGCGTTTCGCTCGCCGGAGATGTTGTGCTGGGCGAAGACGGATCGGTGTCCAGTGACAAGCTGCAGATCAAGTCGAGCGTGACCGACGTGGCGATAGAGGATGTGTCCTATGACAGTGCCGGCGGACTTGCTGCACGGCTTTCGGGAATGCTGCGCACGGCGGTGCTATCGGCAGAGGCGCCTAAGATGCTGGGCGACGCCCTGGAGTTTGCCGGTGAGGTAACGCGGGACGATGCCGGGGCGCTGACGGTGCGGGATTTTCAGGTTTCGAGCGAATTCGCCCAGGCATCGGGTGGCGTTGCGCTTGGCAGCGATGGAGACATTGCCGGCGACATTGCGGCCAGTCTTTCCAGCCTGACGGGTGTCAGCGAGGCCGTGTCGGGTGGTGTGAGCCTCACTGCAACCCTTTCGGGCCAAGCCTCTGCTCCCGCATTTGAAGCGACGTTGAATGGTGACGGACTAATGGTCCAGGGCCGTGACCTGTCCGATCTGGTGCTTGCCGCCAAGGGTGTGGCTGATCCTGCCTCTCCGCAGGCCGATGTGGAACTTTCGGGCACACTTGAAGGCCGGCCGATCAGCGGCAATGTCGTCTTGGCCCGGTCGGAAGGTGCTGTCCGGATTGATCCGCTGCGGCTTCAGGTCGCCGATAATCTGATTTCGGGAACGCTGGTCCTGGATGAAGCGTTCCGCCCAAAGGGCACGATCGATCTCGATCTCAAGGATATCGGTTCGTTGTCGGCGCTGGCCCTGCAGGCGGTTACCGGCAGTGGCGGCGGCACGATCAAGTTTGATGTGCGCGACGACATGTCGGTGGCTGACATCAAGCTTGGCTTTCCTGAACTTTCGGGCGACGGATTTTCGGTTCGCGATGCCAGTCTGAACGCCAGCATCGCCGATCTGATGGGTGCGCCGAAGCCGACCGGCTCGCTCGATGTCGCTTCGCTCAACGCAAGCGGCACCGATGTCTCTGGTCTCAAGGCAGAATTCTCCCAGTCAGACGGCTGGACCGTTGTTGACGGCAAGGCGCAGGCCGCCGGTCTGCCGGTGGCTCTGAAGGCAAGACTGCGCCAGGGCGACGCTGGACTTGAGCTCGAAGTCGAGAGCGGTCAAACCACTTTTAAGGGGCTTGCTGTCAACCTGACCGAACCGGCGCGGGTGGTGGTTGTCGACGGCGTTGCACAGGTTGAGCGCCTGGTGATTTCGCCGGGCGGCGGACAAGTGGCGGTGAGCGGGTCTGCCGGCAAGACACTGAACATCGACGTCGCGATTTCCGGTCTGCCGCTGACATCAGTCAACGCGGTGGCGCCGGGCGCGGGGCTATCCGGCGCGCTGTCGGGCAAGGTCAGTGTTCGCGGCACGGCGTCAGCGCCGGTGATCAGCTATGATCTCAATGCCAGTGATGTGCGGGCAGCGGCGGCATCATCTGTTGCCGATCTGCCATTGTCGGTGAATGCCAGCGGTGGCCTCAATGGCGGGCGGCTGAGTTTCGATGCGCGGGCCAATGGCAGCGGTCTGGCTTTCACCGCATCCGGCGGTCTGGACACCGGCGGCGCGCGCGCTTTGTCGGCAAAGATTAATGGCAGCGTACCGTTTGCGCTTCTCTCCAGAACCCTTGCCCAACAGGGAATGGGGTTGTCCGGCACGGCTGAGGCTAACATAAATATCGACGGTTCTGTGGGGGCACCGCAGATTGCCGGGTCGATCACCACAACGGGTGCGCGTCTGGTCGACGCACGTTCGGGCATCGCAATCGACAATCTGGCTGCAGATATCGGTTTGACGCCGGGACAAGCCACGATCCGGTCGCTTTCGGGTGAGTTGTCGTCAGGCGGTAAAATCAGCGGATCCGGGACCGTTTCGATCGACGCGGCTGCGAATTTCCCCGCTGATCTGAAGCTGAAAGTGGAGCGCGGGCGCTATGCCGACGGTCAGATGGTGGCGACGCAGTTTGACGCTGACCTCACGCTGACCGGTCCATTGACGGCACTGCCGCAGCTTGGCGGCACGGTGCGGCTGGACGAGACCACGATTACGGTTCCCGATACGCTTCCGAGTTCGATTGCAGGACTTGATGTGACTCACAAGAATGCTTCGGCGCAGGTTCAGTCGCAGGCCGAGCGCTTGTCCGGCGGCGACGACGGCAGTTCGTCGAGCGGGCTTGCACTTGATGTGCGGGTGCAGGCAAGCCGCATTTTCGTCCGGGGCAGGGGCATGGATGTGGAGCTGGGCGGCACGTTGCGGCTGAGTGGCAATATCGGCGCTCCGGTCGCAGCCGGCGGCTTTGATCTGACGCGCGGTCGGCTCAGTGTGCTGGGCAAGCGGCTTGATTTCACCAGCGGCAGCCTTGGCTTTGCCGGATCGGTGGTGCCGATCCTTGATTTCGCCGCGACAAGCCAGTCGGGAACCACCACGGTGACGGTACTGGTGACCGGGCGCGCCGATGCGCCGACGATCAGCTTTACCTCCAGCCCGGAATTGCCCGAAGATGAAATCCTGGCGCAGCTTGTTTTCGGACGGTCGATGAGCAGCCTGTCACCATTGCAGATTGCCCAGCTTGCCGAGGCGGCCGGTCAGTTGACTGGCGCCGTCAAGGGTGGTGGGCTGGTCGAGACATTGCGGCGGGCCACCGGCGTCGACGACATTGACGTGCGCACCGACGAGGAAACCGGTGACACCTCGCTCGGCGTCGGCAAGTATCTCAACGACCGGACCTATCTTGGACTTGAAAGCGGCGCCTCTGCCGGTTCCAGCAAGGCCCGGATTGATCTCGATATCGGCAAAGGCATCAAACTGCGTGGCGAAGCCGGTGCGGATGGTGAAACCAAGGGCGGCATCTTTTTCGAACGCGAATATTGA
- the msrB gene encoding peptide-methionine (R)-S-oxide reductase MsrB, with protein sequence MTKTFAKTEDAIAKLTPEQFRVTQQSGTERPFTGEYNDNHAVGIYVDIVSGEPLFASSDKFQSGCGWPSFTKPIEPAHVAEIRDASLGMVRIEVRSRDGDSHLGHVFPDGPQDRGGLRYCINSASLRFIPKADMVDEGYGDYVDQVEDI encoded by the coding sequence ATGACCAAGACATTCGCCAAGACAGAGGACGCCATTGCAAAGTTGACGCCCGAACAATTCCGGGTGACGCAGCAGAGTGGAACCGAACGTCCGTTTACGGGTGAGTACAACGACAACCATGCGGTCGGCATCTATGTCGACATCGTTTCGGGCGAGCCGTTGTTTGCCTCCTCGGACAAGTTCCAAAGTGGCTGTGGCTGGCCGAGCTTCACCAAACCGATCGAGCCCGCCCATGTGGCTGAAATTCGCGATGCCTCGCTCGGCATGGTGCGCATTGAAGTGCGCTCGCGCGACGGTGACAGCCATCTGGGGCATGTGTTCCCTGACGGGCCGCAGGATCGTGGCGGCTTGCGCTATTGCATCAATTCCGCGTCGTTGCGGTTCATCCCGAAAGCCGACATGGTGGATGAAGGCTATGGTGATTATGTTGACCAGGTGGAGGATATCTAG